In Luteitalea sp. TBR-22, one genomic interval encodes:
- a CDS encoding BrxA/BrxB family bacilliredoxin, with amino-acid sequence MPYPEFLIAPMREELTEVGFTELRTAAEVDRAVNEKGTTLVVVNSVCGCAAGKARPGIARAMQHGTKPDHAVTVFAGADIEATDRARSYFTGYPPSSPSVGLLRDGKLVYMMERHQIEGNTADGIAAALTAAFDKYCATQNA; translated from the coding sequence GCTCACCGAGGTCGGATTCACCGAATTGCGCACGGCAGCCGAGGTGGACCGTGCGGTGAACGAGAAGGGCACCACGCTGGTGGTGGTCAACTCGGTGTGCGGGTGCGCGGCGGGGAAGGCCCGTCCGGGCATCGCCCGTGCCATGCAGCACGGCACCAAGCCCGATCACGCCGTCACCGTGTTCGCAGGCGCCGACATCGAGGCCACCGACCGCGCCCGCTCGTACTTCACGGGCTATCCGCCCTCGTCGCCGTCGGTCGGGCTGCTGCGCGACGGGAAGCTGGTCTACATGATGGAGCGGCACCAGATCGAGGGGAACACCGCCGACGGCATCGCCGCCGCCCTCACCGCCGCCTTCGACAAGTACTGCGCCACCCAGAACGCGTGA
- a CDS encoding M20/M25/M40 family metallo-hydrolase: MRIRTVLVVLSGLLACAAPTVGAQPSSTGPGSALAARVRAWRQAHEREVLTELRDLVALPNLASDAEGIARNAAHLQGLLQRRGFATRLLTVPDAPPAVYGSLEVPGATRTVVFYAHYDGQPVTPSDWATPPWTPVLRAGTLEAGAPVIAWDALPATIPGEHRLYGRAASDDKGPIVALLAGLDALKAAGVAPTVNLKVFLEGEEEDGSPNLERLLRAHRDTLRADAWIFGDGPVHQSRAPLVSFGVRGSIQLEISTYGPARAVHSGHYGNWAPNPAVDLAHLITSMRDADGRILIKGIAEAVRPLSAAERAALDAAPAEDDAIARALALGRREQVRSRLVDAITIPALNVRGFRAGEVGERAANAVPTRAQVSIDFRLVPDLTPEVLTPLVEAHVRAQGYHIVTGSEPDEETRRAHPRVARLDWGPGYPGYRASMDMPVSRAIVSIVAQARGVAPVVMPNMGGSLPLYLFADILQAPLVSVPVVNHDNNQHAANENLRIQNLWDAIETYAVLVARLEPEWAAAR; encoded by the coding sequence ATGCGCATCCGCACGGTTCTCGTCGTCCTGTCCGGCCTCCTCGCGTGCGCCGCGCCCACCGTCGGCGCGCAGCCTTCGTCGACCGGCCCCGGCAGCGCGCTCGCGGCACGCGTCCGCGCCTGGCGGCAGGCCCACGAGCGCGAGGTCCTGACCGAGCTGCGGGATCTCGTCGCGCTGCCCAACCTCGCCAGCGACGCCGAGGGCATCGCCCGCAACGCCGCACACCTGCAGGGCCTGCTGCAGCGGCGTGGGTTCGCGACGCGCCTGCTGACGGTGCCCGACGCGCCGCCTGCCGTGTACGGCAGCCTGGAGGTGCCCGGTGCCACGCGCACCGTCGTGTTCTATGCGCACTACGACGGCCAGCCGGTCACGCCTTCGGACTGGGCGACGCCGCCCTGGACCCCGGTGCTGCGTGCCGGCACCCTCGAAGCCGGCGCGCCCGTCATCGCCTGGGACGCGCTGCCGGCGACGATTCCCGGCGAGCATCGCCTCTACGGACGCGCCGCCTCGGACGACAAGGGCCCGATCGTCGCGTTGCTGGCCGGCCTCGACGCATTGAAGGCCGCCGGCGTGGCGCCGACGGTGAACCTGAAGGTGTTCCTGGAGGGCGAGGAGGAGGACGGGTCACCGAACCTCGAGCGCCTGCTGCGAGCGCATCGCGACACCCTGCGCGCCGACGCCTGGATCTTCGGCGACGGCCCCGTGCACCAGTCGCGCGCGCCGCTCGTGTCGTTCGGCGTGCGCGGGTCCATCCAGCTCGAGATCTCGACCTACGGTCCCGCCCGCGCCGTGCACAGCGGCCATTACGGCAACTGGGCGCCCAACCCCGCCGTCGATCTCGCGCACCTGATCACCAGCATGCGGGATGCCGATGGCCGGATCCTCATCAAGGGCATCGCCGAGGCCGTCCGTCCCCTCTCGGCGGCCGAGCGGGCGGCGCTCGACGCCGCGCCGGCCGAGGACGACGCGATCGCTCGCGCACTCGCGCTGGGACGCCGCGAGCAGGTGAGGAGTCGGCTGGTGGACGCCATCACGATTCCCGCCTTGAACGTGCGTGGCTTCCGTGCCGGCGAGGTGGGGGAGCGTGCCGCCAACGCGGTGCCGACGAGGGCCCAGGTCTCCATCGACTTCCGGCTGGTGCCCGACCTCACGCCGGAGGTGCTCACGCCGCTCGTCGAGGCGCACGTGCGCGCCCAGGGGTACCACATCGTGACCGGCAGCGAACCCGACGAGGAGACGCGCCGCGCGCACCCGCGCGTCGCGCGCCTCGACTGGGGACCCGGCTACCCGGGCTACCGGGCGTCGATGGACATGCCGGTGTCCAGGGCGATCGTGTCGATCGTCGCGCAGGCGCGCGGCGTGGCACCGGTGGTGATGCCGAACATGGGTGGGAGCCTGCCGCTGTACCTGTTTGCCGACATCCTGCAGGCGCCGCTGGTGAGCGTGCCGGTCGTCAACCACGACAACAACCAGCACGCCGCCAACGAGAACCTCCGCATCCAGAACCTCTGGGACGCGATCGAGACCTACGCCGTGCTGGTGGCACGCCTCGAGCCCGAGTGGGCAGCCGCGCGGTAG
- a CDS encoding ATP-binding protein — translation MPDLPLSAHRVSPDALRAIADGEFGAWHWDADADLLQLEPRWAHAFGLGAGRLQRRTWFAAVTPAECEEMRRAWQRALRGDRPVEWRVTLAGHGPPRHVLVRARRTGGPARGLEGVLLVVTAGAAATDDTPRPDASHPVDAAFRAVVDAVPALVWAAHPDGRVAYFNAALQQVVGTLGPEEWERALHPQDLQRIRVRWLGAVRREAPYEARCRVHRAADDTWRWHALRAVPVRDPEGHVERWVGILVDDHDQRRLMEANQHLLASEQRARQAAEDAARMKDEFLATLAHELRTPLNAITGWTGLLKRGGLSEADQARALDVIERNAQAQRQLIDQLLDVSRVIAGHVRLDQESVALDDVLLQALQAVRPLADARGLRLDVQIADRAPLVWGDSTRLRQACDQLLANAVKFTPAGGAITARLHHDAHRVTIEVTDTGIGIPADFLPFVFDRFRQSESPAARRYGGLGLGLAIARQVVEMHGGEIAVTSPGEGLGATFTVSLPATGVAAAEGATPAESPAPQDGAPSPLRGQSILVIEDDADSREMLSVVLENAGGVPVGAATVADGLRLLGDLQIDIVLSDIGLPGRDGFDLIRALRSFPHPRVRRAPAIAVTAFTRAEDRARVLDAGFDAHVGKPVEPARLLAAIAEVTRRREDAAGAAPPA, via the coding sequence ATGCCGGACCTCCCGCTCAGCGCCCATCGTGTCTCTCCGGATGCGCTCCGGGCCATCGCCGACGGCGAGTTCGGCGCGTGGCACTGGGACGCCGACGCCGACCTGCTGCAGCTCGAGCCGCGGTGGGCGCACGCCTTCGGCCTCGGCGCCGGCCGCCTGCAGCGCAGGACGTGGTTCGCGGCGGTCACTCCCGCGGAATGCGAGGAGATGCGGCGCGCCTGGCAGCGGGCGCTGCGAGGCGATCGCCCCGTCGAGTGGCGCGTGACCCTCGCCGGCCACGGCCCGCCGAGGCACGTCCTGGTCCGCGCGCGCCGAACAGGCGGGCCCGCGCGGGGCCTTGAAGGCGTCCTGCTCGTCGTCACCGCAGGCGCCGCGGCCACAGACGACACGCCACGCCCTGACGCGTCCCACCCGGTCGACGCCGCGTTCCGGGCAGTCGTCGATGCGGTGCCGGCCCTCGTGTGGGCGGCGCACCCGGACGGGCGAGTGGCCTACTTCAACGCTGCCCTGCAGCAGGTCGTCGGCACGCTCGGCCCCGAGGAGTGGGAGCGCGCGCTGCATCCGCAGGATCTGCAGCGGATCCGGGTGCGGTGGCTCGGCGCGGTCCGGCGGGAGGCGCCGTACGAGGCACGTTGCCGCGTGCACCGCGCCGCCGACGACACGTGGCGCTGGCACGCGTTGCGGGCCGTGCCCGTGCGCGACCCCGAGGGCCACGTGGAGCGCTGGGTAGGCATCCTGGTGGACGACCACGACCAGCGTCGGCTGATGGAAGCCAACCAGCACCTGCTGGCGTCCGAGCAACGAGCGCGTCAGGCCGCCGAGGACGCTGCTCGCATGAAGGACGAGTTCCTGGCGACGCTGGCTCACGAGCTTCGCACGCCGCTCAATGCCATCACCGGCTGGACGGGACTCCTCAAGCGAGGCGGCTTGTCGGAGGCAGACCAGGCGCGGGCCCTCGACGTGATCGAGCGCAACGCCCAGGCGCAGCGACAGCTCATCGACCAGTTGCTCGACGTGAGCCGGGTGATCGCCGGCCACGTCCGGCTCGATCAGGAGTCGGTGGCGCTCGACGACGTGCTGCTGCAGGCGCTGCAAGCCGTCCGACCGCTGGCCGATGCGCGGGGGCTTCGCCTCGACGTGCAGATCGCCGACCGCGCCCCGCTGGTCTGGGGCGATTCCACGCGCCTGCGCCAGGCCTGTGACCAGCTGTTGGCCAATGCGGTGAAGTTCACGCCGGCGGGCGGCGCGATAACTGCGCGCCTGCACCACGACGCCCACCGCGTGACCATCGAGGTCACCGACACCGGCATCGGCATCCCCGCCGACTTCCTGCCCTTCGTGTTCGACCGCTTCAGGCAGTCGGAATCGCCCGCCGCTCGTCGTTACGGGGGACTCGGACTCGGCCTCGCGATCGCGCGGCAGGTGGTGGAGATGCATGGCGGCGAGATCGCCGTGACCAGTCCCGGCGAAGGCCTGGGCGCGACCTTCACCGTGTCGCTCCCTGCGACCGGGGTCGCGGCCGCCGAAGGCGCAACGCCCGCAGAGAGTCCGGCGCCGCAAGACGGCGCTCCCAGCCCGCTGCGGGGCCAGTCCATCCTCGTGATCGAGGACGACGCCGACTCGCGCGAGATGCTCAGCGTGGTGCTGGAGAACGCCGGCGGCGTCCCCGTCGGCGCTGCCACCGTCGCCGACGGCCTCCGCCTGCTCGGCGACCTGCAGATCGACATCGTCCTGAGCGACATCGGCCTGCCCGGACGCGACGGCTTCGACCTGATCCGGGCGCTGCGATCGTTTCCGCACCCGCGCGTCCGGCGCGCCCCCGCCATCGCCGTCACCGCCTTCACGCGCGCCGAGGACCGGGCCCGCGTCCTGGATGCCGGCTTCGACGCGCATGTCGGCAAGCCCGTCGAGCCCGCGCGCCTGCTCGCGGCCATCGCCGAAGTCACCCGGCGCCGCGAGGACGCCGCCGGTGCGGCGCCCCCTGCCTGA
- the hemH gene encoding ferrochelatase, producing MSAPFDAVLLVSFGGPQGLDDIRPFLANVLRGRRIPPQRIEEVAHHYELFGGVSPLTAYTMAQAEGLRTQLRGRGLDLPVYVGMRNWTPLLPDVIARMAGDGIRRAIGVTSAAHRSYSSCTQYKQNVLQARESVHAAGLPPVDVTYVGDWHLHDGFLTAVADHVVVARDTLPAHLQAGARLVFTAHSVPATMTGATTYRKQLEVSAAEVARRLGMDDWALVFQSRSGRPEDPWLEPDVNDYLRAEHARGGLDAVILSPIGFVCDHIEVLYDLDHEARATCEELGLPMARASAVNAHPAFIGTLAEMVIRTWETYKGGRPLMLVNPDKPNATELPPPAVSPVR from the coding sequence ATGTCCGCCCCGTTCGATGCCGTCCTGCTCGTTTCGTTCGGAGGCCCGCAGGGCCTCGACGACATCCGCCCCTTCCTGGCCAACGTGTTGCGAGGCCGCCGCATCCCGCCGCAGCGCATCGAGGAGGTGGCCCATCACTACGAACTGTTCGGCGGCGTCTCGCCGCTGACGGCGTACACGATGGCGCAGGCCGAGGGCCTGCGCACGCAGTTGCGGGGGCGCGGCCTCGACCTTCCGGTGTACGTCGGGATGCGCAACTGGACACCCCTGCTCCCGGACGTGATCGCCCGGATGGCGGGCGACGGCATCCGGCGGGCGATCGGCGTCACCTCGGCGGCCCATCGGTCCTATTCGAGCTGCACGCAGTACAAGCAGAACGTGCTGCAGGCGCGCGAGTCGGTGCATGCGGCGGGCCTGCCCCCCGTCGACGTGACGTACGTCGGCGACTGGCACCTCCACGACGGCTTCCTGACGGCCGTGGCCGACCACGTGGTGGTGGCCCGCGACACGCTCCCGGCCCACCTGCAGGCGGGGGCCCGCCTGGTCTTCACGGCGCACAGCGTCCCAGCCACGATGACGGGCGCGACGACGTACCGCAAGCAGCTGGAGGTGTCGGCGGCGGAAGTGGCGCGCCGGCTCGGGATGGACGACTGGGCGCTCGTGTTCCAGAGCCGTAGCGGGCGTCCCGAAGACCCGTGGCTGGAGCCCGACGTCAACGACTACCTGCGCGCCGAGCACGCGCGCGGCGGACTGGATGCGGTGATCCTCAGCCCGATCGGCTTCGTGTGCGACCACATCGAGGTGCTCTACGACCTCGACCACGAAGCGCGGGCGACGTGCGAGGAGTTGGGCCTGCCGATGGCCCGCGCATCGGCCGTCAACGCCCACCCGGCGTTCATCGGCACCCTGGCGGAGATGGTGATCCGGACGTGGGAGACCTACAAGGGCGGCCGGCCGCTGATGCTGGTCAATCCCGACAAGCCCAACGCGACGGAGCTGCCGCCCCCCGCCGTCTCGCCAGTGAGGTAG
- a CDS encoding acetamidase/formamidase family protein — protein sequence MRASLPCLIGLAAMLALPARPTLAEVHKFTPTTGVPTFAVREPVLRLKPGDVVESQTFSKPGDYYDRAGGPWPGEVGPFVIEGLTPDDTLVVKILKVRPNRDTAVSAVVPNGISAVAGDNRTRILNDPLPARRYVWQLDRARNVGILDIPNSASKRIELPLRPMLGRVAVAPAGQEAWGGLWPGNFGGNMDASDVREGATVYLPVFHEGGFFYFGDGHALQGDGEIVGSGLETTMDVTLQFDVIKGRKIAWPRIEDETHIMVAGSIRPLVDAFRIAQVELIQWLVDDYGFDRMDAYQVVSQAGSTRVANVVDPNYTVVAKFPKSALPPRLPKAP from the coding sequence ATGCGCGCTTCCCTGCCCTGCCTGATCGGACTTGCGGCGATGCTGGCCCTGCCTGCGCGGCCGACGCTCGCCGAGGTCCACAAGTTCACGCCGACGACCGGCGTGCCCACGTTCGCCGTTCGCGAGCCGGTGCTCCGCCTGAAGCCCGGCGACGTCGTGGAGTCGCAGACGTTCTCGAAGCCCGGCGACTACTACGACCGGGCCGGCGGGCCGTGGCCGGGCGAGGTCGGGCCCTTCGTCATCGAGGGCCTCACGCCCGACGACACGCTCGTCGTGAAGATCCTGAAGGTGCGCCCGAACCGCGACACCGCGGTGTCGGCCGTGGTGCCCAATGGCATCAGCGCCGTCGCCGGCGACAACCGGACGCGCATCCTCAACGATCCGCTGCCGGCCCGCCGTTACGTCTGGCAGCTCGATCGTGCGCGCAACGTCGGCATCCTCGACATCCCCAACTCGGCGAGCAAGCGCATCGAGCTCCCCTTGCGGCCGATGCTGGGCCGGGTTGCCGTGGCCCCGGCCGGGCAGGAAGCGTGGGGCGGCCTGTGGCCCGGCAACTTCGGCGGCAACATGGACGCCTCCGACGTGCGGGAGGGCGCCACCGTCTACCTGCCCGTCTTCCACGAGGGCGGCTTTTTCTACTTCGGCGACGGGCACGCGCTGCAGGGCGACGGCGAGATCGTCGGCTCGGGGCTCGAGACGACGATGGACGTGACGCTGCAGTTCGACGTGATCAAGGGCCGCAAGATCGCGTGGCCACGCATCGAGGACGAGACGCACATCATGGTCGCCGGCAGCATCCGGCCGCTCGTCGATGCCTTCCGCATCGCGCAGGTCGAGCTGATCCAGTGGCTCGTGGACGACTACGGCTTCGACCGGATGGACGCCTACCAGGTGGTCTCGCAGGCCGGCAGCACGCGCGTGGCCAACGTCGTCGATCCGAATTACACCGTGGTGGCGAAGTTTCCCAAGTCGGCGCTGCCACCGCGACTGCCGAAGGCGCCGTGA
- the surE gene encoding 5'/3'-nucleotidase SurE encodes MPTILVTNDDGIDSEGLQALADAVRPLGHVIVCAPLGEASAIGHALTLARPLRLVQRGEARFAVDGTPADCVNVAVAHVLHGVLPDLVISGINKGWNVGDDVTYSGTIGGALEGLLMGVPAIAVSMQRGPTYDFSHAAAAAGRVAREVLAHGLPPRVLLNVNVPQGVPTGWQATTQAARTHTTSVLRRDDPWGRPYYWLDEGRVEWAPGEGTDFKAVTAGRISVTPLHADLTAHGAVGMTTALVARAAGLTPDS; translated from the coding sequence ATGCCCACCATCCTGGTCACCAACGACGACGGCATCGATTCCGAGGGCCTGCAGGCCCTCGCCGACGCGGTGCGCCCGCTCGGTCACGTGATCGTGTGCGCGCCCCTCGGCGAGGCGAGCGCCATCGGCCATGCGCTCACGCTCGCGCGGCCGCTCAGGCTCGTCCAGCGCGGCGAGGCCCGATTCGCTGTCGATGGCACGCCGGCCGACTGCGTCAACGTCGCCGTCGCGCACGTGCTGCATGGCGTGCTGCCCGACCTGGTGATCTCGGGCATCAACAAGGGCTGGAACGTCGGCGACGACGTGACCTACTCGGGAACGATTGGCGGGGCGCTCGAGGGCCTGTTGATGGGTGTGCCGGCCATCGCGGTCTCGATGCAGCGCGGCCCGACCTACGACTTCTCGCACGCCGCTGCGGCGGCCGGCCGGGTGGCCCGCGAGGTCCTCGCGCACGGACTGCCGCCGCGCGTGCTGCTCAACGTCAACGTGCCGCAGGGCGTGCCGACGGGATGGCAGGCGACCACGCAGGCCGCGCGGACGCACACCACGAGCGTGCTCCGGCGGGACGATCCCTGGGGACGTCCGTACTACTGGCTGGACGAGGGTCGGGTTGAGTGGGCGCCCGGGGAAGGCACCGACTTCAAGGCCGTGACGGCAGGGCGCATCTCGGTCACGCCGCTGCACGCCGACCTCACGGCGCACGGGGCGGTGGGGATGACGACGGCGCTGGTGGCACGCGCCGCCGGGCTCACGCCTGATAGTTGA
- a CDS encoding DUF72 domain-containing protein, giving the protein MITYSSGAGGGTPFATHVAVAGLLRVGCSGWDYAHWRARFHAAGVPRTRWLEGYATRFDTVELNNSFYRLPAPETFANWAARVPPGFVFAVKASRYLTHIKRLRDPDEPIHRLLAHAEHLGPALGPLLYQLPPRWMPDLHRLERFVAALPTWSPGLDVPRVGPLVHVIEFRHEHGVTDEVLELLRAHRVGVCLHDMPGGPTGAAARAVTSDTLYLRFHGATQKYAGRYGDAVLDGWADFLRPHLDAGRRVFAYFNNDIDAQAPEDAVRLRERLIAG; this is encoded by the coding sequence GTGATCACTTACAGCTCAGGTGCTGGAGGTGGCACGCCGTTCGCGACGCACGTTGCCGTGGCCGGCCTGCTGCGCGTCGGGTGCTCCGGATGGGACTACGCCCATTGGCGGGCGCGGTTCCACGCCGCGGGCGTGCCGCGGACCCGCTGGCTCGAGGGGTACGCCACGCGGTTCGACACCGTCGAGCTCAACAACTCGTTCTACCGCCTGCCTGCTCCGGAGACGTTCGCCAACTGGGCCGCCCGGGTGCCGCCGGGCTTCGTCTTCGCCGTCAAGGCAAGCCGGTACCTGACGCACATCAAGCGACTCCGCGACCCCGACGAGCCCATCCATCGGCTCCTGGCGCACGCCGAACACCTCGGGCCGGCACTGGGGCCGCTGCTGTATCAGTTGCCACCGCGATGGATGCCCGACCTCCATCGCCTGGAGCGCTTCGTGGCGGCGTTGCCGACCTGGTCGCCCGGACTCGACGTGCCGCGGGTCGGCCCTTTGGTGCACGTCATCGAGTTCAGGCACGAACACGGGGTGACCGACGAGGTGCTGGAGCTGCTGCGCGCCCACCGTGTAGGCGTGTGCCTGCACGACATGCCCGGCGGACCCACCGGCGCCGCGGCCCGCGCCGTCACCAGCGACACCCTCTACCTGAGGTTCCACGGGGCCACGCAGAAGTACGCCGGACGCTACGGCGATGCGGTGCTCGACGGGTGGGCGGACTTCCTCCGCCCCCACCTCGACGCAGGTCGCCGCGTGTTTGCGTACTTCAACAACGACATCGATGCGCAGGCGCCCGAGGATGCCGTACGACTGCGAGAACGCCTCATTGCGGGCTGA